AGGCCATCGAGGCCTTGGCGCCGAAGCGGTCGACGAACTTCTGCAAGTGCGCGATCTCGCGCTGCTGGTTCTTGAAGAGCGCGGCCTGTTGCTCGCGGCGGGCGTCCTTCTCGTTGAGGTAGTCGTCGTAGTTGCCGGTGTATTTGTTGAGCGTGCCGCCCTTGAGTTCGAGGATGCCGTTGCAGAGCGTGTTCAGGAATTCGCGGTCGTGCGAAATGATCAGCAGGCCACCGGGATAGCGCGTGAGATAATCCTGGAACCAGAGCAGCGCCTCGAGATCGAGGTGGTTCGTCGGTTCGTCGAGCAGCAGCAGCGCGGGCTCGCTGACGAGCAGGCGGGCGAGGTGCGCGCGCATGACCCAGCCGCCGGAGAACGACTTGGCGGGCTTGTCGTGATCTTCTTCGCGGAAGCCGAGGCCGGCCAAAATCTTTTTCGCGCGCGGCTCGAGCGTCCAATCGATGTCGTAATCGTCGTCGTTTTCCGGGACGAGCTTCTTGCCGCTCGTGGCGATCGCGAGGACGGTCTCGTCGCCGACGGGCGCGCTCTCCTGCGGGAGGTAGCCGAAGTCCGCGCCGCGTTCCCACTCGATGATGCCTTCGTCCGGCTGCTCCTCGCCGAGGATGAGGTTGAAGAGCGTGGACTTGCCCGCGCCGTTCGGGCCGACGAGGCCGTAGCGGTCGGTGCGCGCGACGAAGAGCGACACCTCGGAAAACAGTTCACGGGTGCCGTAGGACTTGGCGACGTCGGCAAGGGTCAGCATGGAAAAGCCGCCGAGTGAGCCGACCGCGCCCGCCGCCGTCAACCGTGGGTTTTTCAGCCGCCTCCCGCGCAAATGTAACCTATTAGGTTACATTTGCCCGGGAGAGGATTTACCCGGAGGGAATGTCGCGGAATGGGCGCTGAGCGCCGGGGCGTGCGCGGTGCCGCACGGCGGGGGAGCACGCGGAGGTGCGAATCGCCGTTGGAGCGTGCGGACGCGGGAGGCCGCGGCGAGGCGGGGCGTGAAAGCGCCGAGTTTAGCACGCGCGGTGTCAGAGCGTTGAGCTTCAGCGCGCGAGCGTCAGCGCCACGGCGCCGACCACGGCGATCGCACCGCCGACCAGCGACCGACGCGACGGCCGCTCGCCTTCGATCCAGTAGGCGAGGGGAATCACCGCGAGCGGCGCGCAGGCCGTGATGGGCAACACGAGTCCGCTCGGCGTCGAGGCGAGGGCGAGTTGGAAGGTGGCCATGCCGAAGACCGGCCCGGCGAGCGCGTGAATGAGAATCCAGCCGTGCGCGCGGAGCGGCGGCGCGGGCCGTGCCTCGCGTTTGCGATCGAGCCATGCGCGCGCGGCGAACCATGCGGCGGTGAGCGCGATGCCGCCCAACACGCGTTGGTAGGCTGCCGTCAATCCGTCGAGATGCGCGCCAGCCGCCGCGGTGATCTCGAAGCCGCGCCGGCTCAACACCGCGCCGAGGCCCTGACCGGTTGCGGCGATCAGGCCCAGCACGACGCCGAGCGGGCGCACACGAACTTTGGGCGGCGAGTGGCGCGTCGGCACGAGCGCGACGACGATGCCGGCGATGATCACGGCGATGCAGAGGAATTGTCTGCCGCTCAGCGTCGTGCCGAGCCACAGCCATTCGATGCCGATCGCGACCGGCACGCTGAGGCATTGGTTCATCGTGGTCGTCAGGCGCGAGCCGAGGCGCGGCAGTGCGGCGAAAAACGCGAGATCGCCGAGGCCCATGCCGGCGAGGCCGCTGAGCAGGAAGGTCGTGAAGGCCGGCCCGCCGTGTCCCTGGCCGAAGAGATACGCCCACGCGCCGAGGCAGACTAGGCCGACAGTGAGGCGGCCGAGGTTCGCGCGCGCCGGGCCGACGAGGTTCTGGCTCTTGTGCGCCAGCACGGACGAGGCGGCGAAGAGGAACGTGGTGACGAACGCGTAGAGCACGGGAAAGCAATCACGTTGCCGCGCGCCGCAGCGATGGACGAGTGCGAAGTCGTGCCGGCGGTTTGTAACGTATTATATTACAAATCGGTCGGCGCCCGGGTGGGGGAAAAGCCCGCGGTTGCGTTCGGCGGCGGGCGGGATTGCTTCGCGCGATGCCGAACCGCCTCGCCACGGAAAAGTCGCCCTATTTGCGCCAGCATGCGGACAACCCGGTCGATTGGTTTCCGTGGGGCGAGGAGGCCTTCGCCAAGGCGCGCGCGGAACAGAAGCCGGTTTTCCTCAGCATCGGCTACTCGACCTGCCACTGGTGCCACGTGATGGCGCACGAGTCGTTCGAGAGCGCGGTGGTCGCCGAGGCGCTCAACCGCGACTTCGTCGCCATCAAGCTCGACCGCGAGGAGCGGCCGGACCTCGACCGGCTCTACATGACGTATGTGCAGCAGACGACCGGGCACGGCGGCTGGCCGATGAGCGTGTGGCTGACGCCCGAGGGCAAGCCCTTCCACGGCGGCACGTATTTCCCGCCGGAAGACCGGCACGGCCGGCCGGGTTTCGTGACGCTGCTCAACGCCATCGCGCAGCACTGGCGGAACGAGCGCGCAAAAATCGAGGCCGGCGCCGAGGAAATCGTGCAGGCGCTGCGCCGCTACGCGAGCGAGGGGCCGGCACGCGAAATCAAGGAGGGCGAAACCGCCGCGCGCGCGCCGCTGCACGAGGCGGCCGGCGCGGCGTTCGACCAGTGCTTCCAATATTTCTACGAGGGCCACGATCCCGTGTGGGGCGGCTTCGGCGGCGCGCCGAAATTCCCACGCGCGTCGTCGCTGAACTTTCTTTTCCGCGTCGCGGCGCTGCAGGGCGTGCAGTCCGAGGCCGGCGCCGAAGCGGTGAAGATGGCGGCGTTCACGCTCCAGCGCATGGCCGAGGGCGGCATCCACGACCACATCGGCGGCGGTTTTCACCGCTACTCCGTGGACGAGAAGTGGCATGTGCCGCATTTCGAGAAGATGCTCTACGACCAGGCGCTGATCGCGGTGAACCTGCTCGAGGCGCGGCAGGCGACGGGCGTCGAGGTCTACGCGTGGGTGGCGCGGGGGATCTTCGACTACGTGGCGCGCGACCTGACAAGCCCGCGCGGAGGCTTCTATTCGGCGGAGGATGCCGATTCGCTGATCGCGCACGATCGGACCGAGCATGCGGAAGGGGCGTTCTACGTCTGGACGAAGGACGAGGTCGATGTGGCGCTCGGTGAGGATGCGGGATTCTTCTCCGCGCACTTCGGCGTGAAGGCCGGCGGCAACGTCGATCCGGCGCACGATCCGCACGGCGAATTCGCGGGCAAAAACGTGCTCATGCAGCAGCGTCCGCTCGCGCAGACGGCGGCGGATTTGAAAATGGATCTGCCGGTCGCCGCAGAGAAACTCGTGCGCGGTCTCGAGAAACTTCGCGTGGTCCGCGCGCAGCGTCCGCGTCCGCACCTCGACGACAAGGTGATCACGGCGTGGAACGGCCTGATGATCTCCGCGCTCGCGCGGGGTGCGCAGGTGC
This window of the Candidatus Didemnitutus sp. genome carries:
- a CDS encoding DMT family transporter gives rise to the protein MLYAFVTTFLFAASSVLAHKSQNLVGPARANLGRLTVGLVCLGAWAYLFGQGHGGPAFTTFLLSGLAGMGLGDLAFFAALPRLGSRLTTTMNQCLSVPVAIGIEWLWLGTTLSGRQFLCIAVIIAGIVVALVPTRHSPPKVRVRPLGVVLGLIAATGQGLGAVLSRRGFEITAAAGAHLDGLTAAYQRVLGGIALTAAWFAARAWLDRKREARPAPPLRAHGWILIHALAGPVFGMATFQLALASTPSGLVLPITACAPLAVIPLAYWIEGERPSRRSLVGGAIAVVGAVALTLAR
- a CDS encoding thioredoxin domain-containing protein — its product is MPNRLATEKSPYLRQHADNPVDWFPWGEEAFAKARAEQKPVFLSIGYSTCHWCHVMAHESFESAVVAEALNRDFVAIKLDREERPDLDRLYMTYVQQTTGHGGWPMSVWLTPEGKPFHGGTYFPPEDRHGRPGFVTLLNAIAQHWRNERAKIEAGAEEIVQALRRYASEGPAREIKEGETAARAPLHEAAGAAFDQCFQYFYEGHDPVWGGFGGAPKFPRASSLNFLFRVAALQGVQSEAGAEAVKMAAFTLQRMAEGGIHDHIGGGFHRYSVDEKWHVPHFEKMLYDQALIAVNLLEARQATGVEVYAWVARGIFDYVARDLTSPRGGFYSAEDADSLIAHDRTEHAEGAFYVWTKDEVDVALGEDAGFFSAHFGVKAGGNVDPAHDPHGEFAGKNVLMQQRPLAQTAADLKMDLPVAAEKLVRGLEKLRVVRAQRPRPHLDDKVITAWNGLMISALARGAQVLGERAYLDQAVRAAEFLRAELWDEAGGTLYRSWRETRSDIPGFAEDYAFLVQGLLDLYEAGFDVRWLQWAERLQARMDALFADPERGGYFNSRVDDASVIVRLKEDYDGAEPAPGSVAAMNLIRLDWMLGLPGAKERAHAAIESMRTQWTSHPHALPQMLCAVELALEPPRTVVLAGDAAADDFRALAAVLPERLGPRRALLHADGGTAQAWLAERRPYLREMRPVDGAATAFVCEEFACRAPATSPAEFRALLGGAG